In a single window of the Chaetodon trifascialis isolate fChaTrf1 chromosome 19, fChaTrf1.hap1, whole genome shotgun sequence genome:
- the LOC139348073 gene encoding trace amine-associated receptor 1-like, with the protein MAPEVGVKQNVDLHACFDKHNTSYILRSSPSTICFLLYVFLVSMCIVTICGNLLVLISIIYFKQLHTPTNSLILSLAVADLLVGVVAFPYTMGFSVNSCLYSEHLFCKVLETFDITLSAVSLLNLCCISIDRYYAVCHPLTYRTKINVHVVVTMILLSWSVSLFLATGLVMAGLNKDECKETCSIDVQLATILGLLCSFYLPVTLMLCIYLKIFLVAQRQVRSIQGTKSGAIASKMERKATKTLAIVMGVFLICWSPFFLCVSFQLLNDVSVPVAVIESLGWLALSNSMLNPFIYAFFYSWFRSAFRIIISRKIFQHDFSNSKLH; encoded by the coding sequence ATGGCACCAGAAGTCGGTGTCAAACAAAATGTGGACTTACATGCTTGTTTTGACAAACATAATACTTCTTACATACTGAGAAGCTCACCTTCCACAATATGTTTTTTATTATATGTTTTCCTTGTCTCAATGTGTATTGTCACAATATGTGGAAACCTTCTTGTATTAATCTCCATCATTTACTTCAAACAGCTCCACACTCCTACAAACTCTCTCATCCTTTCCTTGGCAGTAGCTGACCTGCTCGTTGGGGTTGTAGCTTTTCCTTACACTATGGGATTCTCTGTAAATTCATGTTTGTACtctgaacatttattttgtaaagtaCTAGAGACCTTTGATATAACACTGAGCGCAGTTTCCCTCCTGAATTTATGTTGTATTTCTATTGACAGATACTATGCAGTGTGTCACCCTCTGACATATAGAACTAAGataaatgttcatgttgttgTGACGATGATCCTGCTGAGCTGgagtgtttctctgtttcttgcAACTGGCCTCGTAATGGCAGGATTAAACAAAGATGAATGTAAAGAAACATGTTCTATTGATGTTCAACTTGCAACCATTTTGGGActtctttgttcattttacCTCCCAGTGACTTTAATGCTCTGTATCTACCTGAAGATTTTCCTTGTTGCACAGAGACAGGTACGCAGCATACAGGGCACAAAGTCTGGAGCCATTGCCagtaagatggagagaaaagccaCTAAAACTCTTGCAATCGTTATGGGAGTATTTCTGATCTGCTggtctcctttctttctctgtgtttccttccaGCTGTTGAATGATGTGTCAGTGCCAGTTGCAGTGATTGAAAGTCTTGGCTGGCTTGCACTGTCAAATTCTATGCTCAatccatttatttatgctttctTTTACAGCTGGTTCAGATCGGCTTTCAGAATAATCATATctagaaaaatatttcaacatgaTTTTTCCAACTCAAAACTGCATTGA
- the LOC139348072 gene encoding trace amine-associated receptor 1-like, with translation MEPERTVNRSYTVRDIHPCYESDNGAYVFTSNPSLICVLLYVFLGLLSVVTVCGNLLVIISIIYFKQLHVPTNYLILSLAVADLLVGVLVFPFSMAFTVTLCRYHPALFCEVRGSIDVTLSTASILSLCCISIDRYYAVCQPLTYRSKINGRVIGIMILVSWGVAAIIGIGIMIASFNREKCGQSCLIDAVLSTTLACVFAFYMPVIIMLSIYLKIFIVAQRQANSIQNTTCQSTKSGATVSKMERKATKTLAIVMGVFLLCWAPFFFCLTFLSSSKARVSLPVFETLNWLSLANSMLNPFIYAFFYSWFRSAFRMIISGKIFQGDFSDLQLL, from the coding sequence ATGGAACCAGAGAGGACTGTCAACAGGTCGTACACTGTTCGTGACATACATCCCTGCTATGAATCAGATAATGGAGCTTACGTATTTACAAGCAACCCTTCCCTAATCTGTGTATTATTATATGTTTTCCTTGGCTTACTGTCTGTTGTCACAGTATGTGGAAACCTTCTTGTAATAATCTCCATCATTTACTTCAAACAGCTCCATGTCCCAACTAACTACCTCATCctgtctctggctgtggctGACCTGCTTGTAGGAGTTTTAGTCTTTCCTTTCAGCATGGCATTTACTGTAACCTTGTGTCGGTATCATCCAGCTTTATTTTGTGAAGTGCGAGGAAGCATTGATGTGACTCTAAGCACAGCTTCTATTTTGAGCTTATGCTGTATTTCTATTGACAGATATTACGCAGTGTGTCAGCCTCTCACTTATAGAAGTAAAATAAATGGTCGTGTTATTGGGATCATGATCCTGGTAAGCTGGGGAGTTGCTGCTATAATAGGAATTGGCATAATGATTGCAAGTTTTAATCGAGAAAAATGTGGACAAAGTTGTTTAATTGATGCTGTACTATCAACCACTCTCGCATGTGTTTTCGCCTTTTACATGCCAGTCATTATAATGCTTAGTATCTACTTGAAGATTTTCATTGTTGCACAAAGACAAGCAAACAGCATACAGAACACAACCTGTCAGAGCACAAAATCTGGAGCTACTGTTAGTAAAATGGAGAGAAAGGCCACCAAAACTCTGGCAATAGTTATGGGAGTTTTTCTCTTGTGTTGGGcgcctttctttttttgtctgacatttctgtcttcGAGTAAAGCAAGGGTGTCACTGCCTGTATTTGAAACACTCAACTGGCTTTCATTAGCAAACTCAATGCTCAATCCATTCATTTATGCTTTCTTTTACAGCTGGTTCAGGTCAGCTTTTAGAATGATCATATCTGGAAAAATATTCCAAGGTGATTTTTCCGATTTGCAGCTCCTTTGA